In Spirochaetota bacterium, the DNA window ATTCAAAGTTTTTTAGTTTACTACAAATATTTTCAAACTCAAAATCTTCTATATTACTTTTTCCCATTGAAATCCTTTCATATTTATTAATATTCATAAAATATTATCAATCTTTAATATCATTTTTTTATAAATATTTAATTTGCGAATATTTATATGGGACATATTTCTCCATCTTTTCAAAACCTAATTTTTTATAAAAATTTTCTGTACCTGGTTCACCTATTAGAGCTATCCAATTTATTTTTTTACTTTTAAGATATATCAAAATAAATTCAACAATTTTAGATCCAATTCCCTGTTTTCTATAATCTTTTGATACTACAACATCCTGTATATAAGCATCAGATACCCCATCAGATAAAACTCTTCCAATACCAACAAGCCTATTATTTAAAAAAGCACCTACAAAAATGTAACTGCCTTTAATAATTTTTTTAATTAAACTACTGTCTTTTTCATCATTTTTATCCCACCATCCTGCATCTTTATATAATTCAATTATCTTTTCTTTTTCTATTTTTCTTATTATCTTTATTTTCAGATCTTCCATACTTAGACCCTCACTAAAACTATTAAATATCTTTATATTTTAGATTAATCTGCAATATTATTTTATAATAAATTTTTAAATAGTTAGATTAACTTAACAAATTTGTTTAACCTTTTTAATATTAATCAATAATTTTTAAATGTAAAATAAATTAAATAATTAAATATATTAAATATAATGATATTTCATAATTAAATTTATTTTTTTATCATCAATTTATTTGTATTTTTTCGATAATAAAATAAATTAAAAAGGGATAAATATGTCTGATTTTTCATACATTAATATTTACAATCCTAAAGAATATTATAATATAGAAAAAAATCAAACTATAAAAAACA includes these proteins:
- a CDS encoding GNAT family N-acetyltransferase; translation: MEDLKIKIIRKIEKEKIIELYKDAGWWDKNDEKDSSLIKKIIKGSYIFVGAFLNNRLVGIGRVLSDGVSDAYIQDVVVSKDYRKQGIGSKIVEFILIYLKSKKINWIALIGEPGTENFYKKLGFEKMEKYVPYKYSQIKYL